In Setaria viridis chromosome 5, Setaria_viridis_v4.0, whole genome shotgun sequence, the genomic stretch TGCGCGCACGTCAGGCGCCGCTGCGCCGGACCATTGAATCGTGCGGTCTGGAGGAGCTCTGGACGCCTGAGGCCTGGGCTCCCTGCGCTGTGCTCTGCCGGCCGGCGTGGCCATGGCGCTGCCGCGGGCAGCGCCACCGCACCGCACCCTGGTGGCaccgggcggccgcggccggccggaccGCCGCCGCAGGGAAAGGCGCCAGTGGCCGCCAGCTGCTGCCGGCTGCCACCGCTGGTGGCGGGCGTGTGCCGCGTTGCGCGAACGGCGCGCAGTCGAGTTATACGCGCCGCAGTCTAGGCCTGATCGAGGTGGGCGAGGCGATTCCTGGTTCCTGCAGGGAGCTAGGGAGGGTGCGCCCGCCACCTCTGGGCTCTCTGGCTGGGTACATTACGCTCCAAGCAGCTCGAGGACAAGCCCGCTTTTCTGCCATGTCAACGGCCCGCGGGTTTCGGATGGACGGATAAAAGTGGTAGTGGGCCGGTTGTGGTACCGCCGGAGCTAGCTAGAATTGCACATGGacatggaggattggaggtgtccggtggtcgtcgccgccgcggcgtggtTGGTGAGCGTTAGTTGCCGGCTGCTACAAGCATAGGGTGAGCCGGGACAGTGGAGCTGGAACGAGATGGACGCCATTAATTGTGGTTATGGCTAATCATTCCCCGTGGTTCCCTCCCCGGAGCTTCCGTTAGTCCCGTTCTGCTTCTGCCCCCACCCTGGGTATTAATTCAGGGGCTTGAGGCGAAGCAACCGCGACGGCTAGGCTACCAGAATAGACAGACGGCCATCGGGTTTCCCGGCGCGAGGTGTTTTCCTTTCCTCGTCTGCATGTAGCCGGGCATGGGGCCGGACTCATTGTACTGCAGCTGGTTGGTAGAGCGGCACTGTTGTGGGGTGTACCATTTTCAGCGTGCACCAACGCAGCTCCGGCAGGTCGACGTGAGAATGTGAGATTTTCCACTCCGTGCTGCGCTGTTGCGCTAGCGAGCGTTCTCCAAGGACACGGCACACGCAGggacggggaggggaggggaccaGACACCAAGGCGTGCTGGTCCGTCTGCCGTGCTCCTCCGGGCGTACGTGCATGATCGAGTGAGTTTGCTCTCCATCCGcccgtccttgttcttgtttggtCACCAGCTGTTTTCCAGTCGCTTCCATGGTTTTCTCTTCTGTGCATCCGAGATGTGCACTGGCCCGCGGCGCACCTGAGACACACATGCCGTCGTCATGCCCCCATAAGCCATGGGGGGCCATGGTGTAGGTCTACAACACGGCGTACGCGTCAAGGTCAAGATCACGGGTACCGGTCGACCACGGTAATGCCTAGCATTAGTCAGCAGCAACTCCCTCCACCCAAAAAGAATGTATTTCTAGCTATGTATCTGGATAAATGATTGCTCGATACCTAACTAGAAATGCATTTTTTCAAAACGAAGAGAGTATTTGAATTAAAATGGTGCCAACCCACACTCCACAAGATTTCAATCAGGAGAAGTTAGTACCAGAGCTATGTTAACTGTAGGACGTGAATCTAGTTAGCAGCGGTCTTTCTTTAAGGATTACTATGCTTATTTTACCTTGTTCTAATTTTCCTTACTCTTGTTTCTTTTATATACTCTTATTTCTTGATTATTTACCCCCTCCTTATTGCTGTTTGTACTTACTCAGCCTTCTACTCATGCTAACTTATCTTGCTTTGATGTCTTTATAGTTATTACGGTCTTCTGCTTTCTACACATGGTTCTAACCAGGAGTAAGTGCTATCACCTATTCTCGTGAAAGTTGAGTAGTTGCTTTAGATTGTAATTAGGAGTGTATGCTTCAATGCTATATGTGTGATTTGGATCTTTGCAATGATTCCACGGGAGCTGCGGATGATGCCCGGTGGAGTACGCAAGATCGGGGGTGGGCCACCTCGACGATGGATTGGCTGCCAGCTGCCGAAGACGTCACGAGGAGAGGGATGGGGCAAAGACGCCGACATCCTCCTCccgcagcgacggcggcgtgcaAAGAAAATCTTGGGGAAACGAAACGAAAAAAGAGATCATCGTAAAATTCAGGTGTAACAAAAATGTAAAATATCGCCTTTGTGGTGGGTCCTGCTGTTTTATGGAGCACTCGCTGCAGGCTCAGCAGCCCAGCACAAATGAAGCCACGATCGAGCAGGACTCCGAGTCCGGTGGAGCAGAGTGTCGCATCCACCCCGCGCCGGCACGCCTGTCATGTACCGACCCAAACTCCGACCAGCGAGAGCGAGGGGGCAAAAGAATCTTTGTCGCCTCACACCACCCCGCGCGCTCGCCTACAAATCCAAAGGGACCAAACCCCCCGGCGATTATTctacggccggcggcgcggatgCCGGGCGGGAATGTGAGCGCCGGCCGTACCGAACAACAGTGATCCTCCTCGGGATTCCGGCCGGCACAAAGCGAACGGCCCGTCGCCGGGGCACACGCCGTCGCAGCTTTGAGATTAACAAAACCCCCATCAACTCacaagggggagagagagagagagagagagagagagattagaGCTGCCGGCTGCGCCTCAAGACGGGAGCAACGACAAGGCGCAAGGCGCCAGCGCTAGCGTACGACGGCGTGAGTGAGTGAGGAGAGGACTGAGGAGGGCCATCTGTTCGCCGGCCTGGGAGACCGtggcgggcgtcgccgtcggGGTGAGAGAGGGGCGGACGGGCGGAGCCAACGGGAGCGAGCAGCTGGCTGTCTGCCTGTGGCCAGTGGCTACTGCCTCGCTGTGCGCACGTGACTCTGCGGCCTGCCATGCCACGCTGCAGTACAAGTGCTCAGCCTTTTCTAATAGTTCCTTTTCTACAGACAGACAGGCTGCGAGGCGAGCGAGGCGAGCAGCACGTCTCCGCTGGGCCCACATCGGACTGGACCACGGCCCATCTAGGTTCACTGTGAGCCCAAGCACTCAATGGGCCCAAGATCAAAGAGGCCCATTATATGCTCATGCCTACAACTACAAGCAGGCTACAAGAGAAAGACTGGTGGGAACGTTTGGTTCCACGAACTAAAGTTTAAtttgtgtcacatcgaatattcagagactaattagaaaattaaatatattttaattataaaactaattacacagacagaggctaaacgacgagacgaatctattaagcctaattaatccatcattagcaaatgtttagtgtagcagcacattatcaaatcatgaactaattaagtttaatagattcatctcgccgtttagcctccatctgtgtaatgagttttgtaaatagtctatgtttaatacttctaattagtattaacATCTAAAAATGAACACGAcaacagtaaaaaaaaagataatgatGTATATGATGGACTGTACACAAATCTCCATCGGGCTGTTGATCTCAAAATTTCTGGAGCATGCTCTGCCAATTTTACATGTCCGCTTCAAGGGGTAACCCTCGACAGGCAGGTGTAATCTATTCCTGAACAATGTGATTTCAGGGGTGTAGACAGTAAGCAGAATACCCGCTCATTTTGCAGGGGGTAGTGTAGGGACAACCAACTACCACTACAGCCTTCTCTGATTACTTGACGTAAGTTTGAGGGAACCAGCTTTCCAACACAGAATGCTTGAGCCTCAGGACCAGGGTGAATAGAGCATAGCACGGgaagtgcagcagggccaccaCCAGGTACCTGGCAGGAGTTACAGTTTCTTCTTTTATTGATTGAAATCGCAGTCTGCAGCACAAATCTAACAACTTAAAAAACAGTACTGGTGTGTGATAGAAAGAGCATCATAACAAATTCCTTGCTGGAGCTgagtgccaactgccaagtgAGCTAATAACCTAAACTATTTGGGCATCAAATTGTTCTTTCCTTTGTATGTTCTTCTATCTGTTCGTGTATCATACCTCTAGATGTTCTGAAAAGTAAAATGTCCTGAGCGGAAGCCCCAAAACTTGAACATTATACCCAACCAAAAGTAAAAGGCAAAATTGCTGCCGTACCACTATTTCTGAACCTAGCACTATCTGACTTAAAAAATTGGTTATTCTAGGTGTGCATAGACAACACTAAGCTAGCCTTGAAACGCACGATGTGGCTGAAATAATACCTCTTTTAATGTAGTATATGGAAACTTTTTCAAGTGTCTTTTCTTTaggtactttttttttctcatcgGATCTGAATCAGATGCCATGAAAAGAATGTAGCGATAAAATTTCATAGCTGTGTAAATCTTGAACTTCTACTTCCATTTAGTGTCTAGATTCTACATTTCTGATACGGACTACTGATGCTATAGCTGCAAATTAGAGGATATCACAGAGCAAAACAGAAGTACTTCTTTCATCAAGTAGAGCTTACCATACAggtgctccagggaatgccaGGTCTAGAAATGGGTAGGGCCACCTAAACAAACACAAACCACATTACACATCAAGAGTTTTCACCTCAttagcaagaaaaaaaaagttagcatGTATTACCAAATTGACACGTTAGCATGGATGATCCACTGAATATTGACAAAAAGGCCTGTCCACAGCAGGAAATATGCTATCCTAAACCATGGGAAATGCTGCATTGTAGATTAAATGATCAATAGAGAGATTGGTTAATCATGATATGGATCCCTATTCTGGCATGAAATGCTTACCAATTTGTTTAGAGCAGCATCACCAACTAGGAAGACAACATTAATTGAATGTGTCCCAATCAGAATCTGTGATGCGCAATGTCTATAAGAACAGTATGTAGAATTGCCAAGAATGCAGATAACAAACCTCATCAAAGAAATGTTTCTTATTGGGTGTAGCATGGCGATAGCACGTGTAGAATGTAATCAAGTAATTGCTTTTGTCATTCTTCTAAAGAACCAGACTGCAAGATGTAACTACTGAAAAGCAATACTGAATCACTGGACAGTGGAGAACACTATCATTTCTGCATCTGTATTAACCATGTAGGCATGCTCATTTCGCGCAAAGAGATATTTAAGTCATTAATTAAATTATAATAGAAAAATGATTCAAAAAAGTGATCCTATACGAAGAAGCTGATCCAACAAGCATATATGAACCATTGTGAGACAAGTAATGTTCCTATCCACAAAAAACATATCACACAAACCCTTGAGTGCTATGCTATTATAGGACTAGCCAAAATCCTCTTGAATTGTGAATCGTGATCTTGCAAGTAACTTTGTACAAAATATGGCAATGGATATTATAAGAATTAATGACATATTGTTATAATATGGATCACCAAACAAGACGCACAGACAcattgttttatttattttttctgaagTCACGAAGTAGTTTCTCTCCCTTGCATGTTCTGTTTAGGAAAACATGCCCTTACAGTTTTCCTACCTTTTGTTCTGATTAAATACGGTAACTTTAGATCTTAGATTGAAATAAAGTTTCTCAAAATATCAGAAGAGGAATACTCACAAAATTCATATCATATTGATTGTGGGCAAGGAAAGGGTACAAAATAAGCCAGAACAccagatctgtaatcatcacaGCACCTGCATTTGTCTGGAAACAAGAATACAGGATTTAAGTAGAGCAGCAAGTAGAGTCATGATGTCATCAGCTTTCCTATTTCCCTGTGATTTTGATCAATTTAAACCATACCTAGTTTATGTCAAAGCGACAAGACATGTTTATGATGGGTTACCTGAAACATAATTTGGAAGAGGTAACCCCAAAATCCTGCAAtttcttgtcctccatgtatTCTACTGTAACAAGAACTTTTGATTGCATGGCCATATGCACTTTCCCCTGTTGGAGCAATGATATATGTGCCATGATCTGCACCAGATCCTATCAGATCAGATCCATCTCCACTGATCTTGTAAGCATACTGATAGCATCCGTAAATTGAAAGCAGCGAGCCAAGCTAAAGATGAAGAAGGTGTCAGTGAAATCAACTAGAAAGTATTTGCAAAATAGGGTTGAGAAAGCACATCTAAACTACAATCTGCTTCAGATCAATCCTACAAGAGAAAACTCAAATTGGTCTCTGTTTCAATGTCGACAGGAGTTCAATACAACGTGAAGTCTGTCACAGGGGCAGCTAACCGTAAATGATAGAGTGGCCAACAGCGAAAGTAAATATTTTTCTTCAGTCGCAAACTACATACCCCAAAATACAAGGTGACAAGCAAGAACGTCCACCTGTCAAAAGTAAAGAACAacaaaaggttaaaaaaatgtTCAGTATATTTATTCAGTAAGAAATGTGCTGTGCTTGAATGATGAGTACTCTTTGAGTTGTGACTAGTGAAACTACTTTCAGGAATTACTATCAATGAGGATGAAGACTAGCTTACTGCGTGTAGTATAGGAAGATACTCCATCCATCAGTGACTATGTCGATCAAAAGAAGCGAAGCCAGAATGAAGAAGGCCACAACGCGAAATGCCAGCAGCCAGCCAGGGTGGATCTCCTCAAGGCACGGCTTCCAGCAATCTTCAAGATACACCACTCCAGGTCCGGCCCGGGGCGGCGCCTCCTCTCTGTCTCCGCCGTCATCACCATTGCTGTCCCGTGAACGGGGCCCCTCGTACTTCCAAATCAAGAAGCAAGCCAAAGCCATGCAGGAGTACACCCAGAGCGCGCACAGCAAAAACTTCCAGTTGAGCCAGTACTCTGGTTCAGTGGTGTCCACGGCCATGGCTGAAGATTGGAATGCTGAATTGGTCGACCACTGCCACCATATCAACAACACATTGTATAAGTTCACAGCCCCTGTCTTTCTCATGTATACCATACTTGCTTGTGTCCGTTCTATATAGAATAAAACGGAGCAATTTTCTACTTTCCTTGCTGGCAAAGAGAGACATCAATACCGAAAATCGTAATTGCTaaacagagaaagaaaaggcaaaagaaCAAGAGAACGAAAGCGAGAGAAACCAATACACTATTCATAGGTTTTCATAATGTAATCTATCCAGCAACATGGGTACCCCACGCAAAAGGTAAAGATATAACCTTTTTGCTATTCCATCGACGCACACACACGAAACTAAACGGACAACGAAGCGGAGGGCATCAAGAAACCTATCGTCTGAGCAGATGAAGTGGGAAAAGAAGCTGGATTTACCGGCGATGGATTCTTCGAGAGGATCGCGCACGGGAGGATCAGTTCAGACACGCCAGCGGAGGCGCTTCTTCCCGGACACGAAGAGGAACGGAGCGGATGACGAAGAAGCCAAGAACCTCCACTCCCCTGGTCCGCTTGCCTTCTCCAAGGTCCAAGCTCCCTTCCGGTTCCTCCCACCTAGTTTCGCTGATGCGTCTTCCTCCGCCGATTAT encodes the following:
- the LOC117857719 gene encoding uncharacterized protein isoform X3; amino-acid sequence: MAVDTTEPEYWLNWKFLLCALWVYSCMALACFLIWKYEGPRSRDSNGDDGGDREEAPPRAGPGVVYLEDCWKPCLEEIHPGWLLAFRVVAFFILASLLLIDIVTDGWSIFLYYTQWTFLLVTLYFGLGSLLSIYGCYQYAYKISGDGSDLIGSGADHGTYIIAPTGESAYGHAIKSSCYSRIHGGQEIAGFWGYLFQIMFQTNAGAVMITDLVFWLILYPFLAHNQYDMNFILIGTHSINVVFLVGDAALNKLHFPWFRIAYFLLWTGLFVNIQWIIHANVSIWWPYPFLDLAFPGAPVWYLVVALLHFPCYALFTLVLRLKHSVLESWFPQTYVK
- the LOC117857719 gene encoding uncharacterized protein isoform X2 — encoded protein: MWLPLAAWSTNSAFQSSAMAVDTTEPEYWLNWKFLLCALWVYSCMALACFLIWKYEGPRSRDSNGDDGGDREEAPPRAGPGVVYLEDCWKPCLEEIHPGWLLAFRVVAFFILASLLLIDIVTDGWSIFLYYTQWTFLLVTLYFGLGSLLSIYGCYQYAYKISGDGSDLIGSGADHGTYIIAPTGESAYGHAIKSSCYSRIHGGQEIAGFWGYLFQIMFQTNAGAVMITDLVFWLILYPFLAHNQYDMNFILIGTHSINVVFLVGDAALNKLHFPWFRIAYFLLWTGLFVNIQWIIHANVSIWWPYPFLDLAFPGAPVWYLVVALLHFPCYALFTLVLRLKHSVLESWFPQTYVK
- the LOC117857719 gene encoding uncharacterized protein isoform X4; its protein translation is MWLPLAAVGFSWSTNSAFQSSAMAVDTTEPEYWLNWKFLLCALWVYSCMALACFLIWKYEGPRSRDSNGDDGGDREEAPPRAGPGVVYLEDCWKPCLEEIHPGWLLAFRVVAFFILASLLLIDIVTDGWSIFLYYTQWTFLLVTLYFGLGSLLSIYGCYQYAYKISGDGSDLIGSGADHGTYIIAPTGESAYGHAIKSSCYSRIHGGQEIAGFWGYLFQIMFQTNAGAVMITDLVFWLILYPFLAHNQYDMNFILIGTHSINVVFLVGDAALNKLHFPWFRIAYFLLWTGLFVNIQWIIHANVSIWWPYPFLDLAFPGAPV
- the LOC117857719 gene encoding uncharacterized protein isoform X1, giving the protein MWLPLAAVGFSWSTNSAFQSSAMAVDTTEPEYWLNWKFLLCALWVYSCMALACFLIWKYEGPRSRDSNGDDGGDREEAPPRAGPGVVYLEDCWKPCLEEIHPGWLLAFRVVAFFILASLLLIDIVTDGWSIFLYYTQWTFLLVTLYFGLGSLLSIYGCYQYAYKISGDGSDLIGSGADHGTYIIAPTGESAYGHAIKSSCYSRIHGGQEIAGFWGYLFQIMFQTNAGAVMITDLVFWLILYPFLAHNQYDMNFILIGTHSINVVFLVGDAALNKLHFPWFRIAYFLLWTGLFVNIQWIIHANVSIWWPYPFLDLAFPGAPVWYLVVALLHFPCYALFTLVLRLKHSVLESWFPQTYVK